In Equus przewalskii isolate Varuska chromosome 6, EquPr2, whole genome shotgun sequence, one DNA window encodes the following:
- the TCF3 gene encoding transcription factor E2-alpha isoform X6, producing MSQPQRMAPVGTDKELSDLLDFSMMFPLPVANGKGRPASLAGAQFGSSGLEERPGSGSWGSSDQSTSSFDPGRTYSEGAPFGEPPGGLSSSTFLGPGLGGKSGERSAYTAFGRDAGVGGLTQAGFLPGELALSSPGPLSPSGIKGASQYYSSYPGHTRRRAADGGLDSQPKKVRKVPPGLPSSVYPPSSGDDYGRDATAYPSAKTPGSAYPAPFYVADGSLHPSAELWSAPGQAGFGPMLSGSSSPLPLPPGGGGSVGGTGSGGFGGLHQHERLGYQLHGAEVNGGLPAVSTFSSAPTAAYGSVSSHTPPVSGADSLMGSRGTTASSSGDALGKALASIYSPDHSSNNFSSSPSTPVGSPQGLAGTSQWPRAGAPGALSPSYDGGLHSLQSKMEDHLDEAIHVLRSHAVGTAGDVHGLLPGHGALAPGFTGPVMPLGGRHAGLVGGGPSEDGPAGSGSLLHSHVALPGQPGALPDLSRPPDSYSGLGRTGATSAGDIKREAKEDEENASVADPSEEDKKELKPPRTRTSPDEDEDDLLPPEQKAEREKERRVANNARERLRVRDINEAFKELGRMCQLHLNSEKPQTKLLILHQAVSVILNLEQQVRERNLNPKAACLKRREEEKVSGVVGDPQMVLSAAHPGLSEAHNPAGHM from the exons GCCTCGAGGAGCGGCCCGGCTCGGGCTCCTGGGGCTCCAGCGACCAGAGCACGTCCTCCTTCGACCCCGGCCGG ACCTACAGCGAGGGCGCCCCCTTCGGCGAGCCCCCTGGAGGCCTCTCTTCGTCCACattcctgggccctgggctcGGAG gcaaGAGCGGTGAGCGGAGTGCGTACACCGCCTTCGGGAGAGACGCGGGTGTTGGTGGCTTGACTCAG GCCGGCTTCCTGCCCGGCGAGCTGGCCCTCAGCAGCCCCGGGCCGCTGTCACCCTCGGGCATCAAGGGCGCCTCCCAGTATTACTCCTCCTACCCCGGGCACACTCGGCGGAGAGCCGCGGATGGTGGCCTTG ACTCGCAGCCCAAGAAAGTCCGAAAGGTGCCGCCGGGCCTCCCGTCCTCG GTGTACCCCCCCAGCTCAGGTGACGACTACGGCAGGGACGCCACCGCCTACCCGTCCGCCAAGACCCCCGGCAGCGCCTACCCTGCCCCCTTCTATGTGGCAG ATGGCAGCCTGCACCCCTCGGCCGAGCTCTGGAGCGCCCCCGGCCAGGCCGGCTTCGGGCCCATGCTGAGCGGCAGCTCGTCCCCCCTGCCCCTCCCGCCGGGCGGGGGCGGCTCTGTGGGCGGCACTGGCAGCGGCGGGTTTGGCGGCCTGCACCAGCACGAGCGCCTG GGCTACCAGCTGCACGGAGCGGAGGTGAATGGCGGGCTCCCGGCTGTGTCCACCTTCTCCTCGGCCCCCACGGCTGCCTACGGCAGCGTTTCCAGCCACACACCCCCCGTCAGTGGGGCTGACAGCCTCATGG GCTCCCGCGGGACCACGGCCAGCAGCTCCGGGGACGCCCTCGGGAAGGCGCTGGCCTCG ATCTACTCCCCGGATCACTCAAGCAATAACTTCTCATCCAGCCCCTCGACCCCTGTGGGctccccccagggcctggcag ggACGTCACAGTGGCCCCGAGCAGGAGCCCCCGGTGCCTTATCGCCCAGCTACGATGGGGGTCTCCACAGCCTG CAGAGCAAAATGGAGGACCACCTGGACGAGGCCATCCACGTGCTGCGTAGCCACGCTGTGGGCACGGCAGGCGACGTGCACGGGCTGCTGCCTGGCCATGGGGCGCTGGCCCCGGGCTTCACCGGCCCCGTCATGCCGCTGGGCGGGCGGCACGCCGGCCTG GTCGGAGGCGGCCCCTCAGAGGACGGCCCGGCGGGCAGCGGTAGCCTCCTGCACAGCCACGTGGCCCTCCCCGGCCAGCCGGGCGCCCTCCCCGACCTCTCCCGGCCGCCTGACTCCTACAGCG GGCTCGGGCGCACGGGTGCCACCTCGGCCGGTGACATCAAGCGGGAAGCGAAGGAGGACGAGGAGAACGCGTCGGTCGCCGACCCCTCAGAGGAGGACAAGAAGGAGCTGAAGCCTCCCCGGACCCGGACCAG CCCGGACGAGGACGAGGACGACCTTCTCcccccagagcagaaggctgAGCGGGAGAAGGAGCGCCGGGTGGCCAATAATGCGCGGGAGCGGCTGCGGGTCCGAGACATCAATGAGGCTTTTAAGGAGCTGGGGCGCATGTGCCAGCTGCACCTCAACAGTGAGAAGCCCCAGACCAAACTGCTCATCCTGCACCAGGCCGTGTCGGTCATCCTGAACCTGGAGCAGCAGGTGCGAG agcgTAACCTGAACCCCAAAGCCGCCTGCCTGAAGCGACGGGAAGAGGAGAAGGTGTCGGGCGTGGTGGGAGACCCCCAGATGGTCCTGTCGGCCGCCCACCCAGGCCTGAGCGAGGCCCACAACCCCGCCGGGCACATGTGA
- the TCF3 gene encoding transcription factor E2-alpha isoform X1, translating into MSQPQRMAPVGTDKELSDLLDFSMMFPLPVANGKGRPASLAGAQFGSSGLEERPGSGSWGSSDQSTSSFDPGRTYSEGAPFGEPPGGLSSSTFLGPGLGGKSGERSAYTAFGRDAGVGGLTQAGFLPGELALSSPGPLSPSGIKGASQYYSSYPGHTRRRAADGGLDSQPKKVRKVPPGLPSSVYPPSSGDDYGRDATAYPSAKTPGSAYPAPFYVADGSLHPSAELWSAPGQAGFGPMLSGSSSPLPLPPGGGGSVGGTGSGGFGGLHQHERLGYQLHGAEVNGGLPAVSTFSSAPTAAYGSVSSHTPPVSGADSLMGSRGTTASSSGDALGKALASIYSPDHSSNNFSSSPSTPVGSPQGLAGTSQWPRAGAPGALSPSYDGGLHSLSKMEDHLDEAIHVLRSHAVGTAGDVHGLLPGHGALAPGFTGPVMPLGGRHAGLVGGGPSEDGPAGSGSLLHSHVALPGQPGALPDLSRPPDSYSGLGRTGATSAGDIKREAKEDEENASVADPSEEDKKELKPPRTRTSPDEDEDDLLPPEQKAEREKERRVANNARERLRVRDINEAFKELGRMCQLHLNSEKPQTKLLILHQAVSVILNLEQQVRERNLNPKAACLKRREEEKVSGVVGDPQMVLSAAHPGLSEAHNPAGHM; encoded by the exons GCCTCGAGGAGCGGCCCGGCTCGGGCTCCTGGGGCTCCAGCGACCAGAGCACGTCCTCCTTCGACCCCGGCCGG ACCTACAGCGAGGGCGCCCCCTTCGGCGAGCCCCCTGGAGGCCTCTCTTCGTCCACattcctgggccctgggctcGGAG gcaaGAGCGGTGAGCGGAGTGCGTACACCGCCTTCGGGAGAGACGCGGGTGTTGGTGGCTTGACTCAG GCCGGCTTCCTGCCCGGCGAGCTGGCCCTCAGCAGCCCCGGGCCGCTGTCACCCTCGGGCATCAAGGGCGCCTCCCAGTATTACTCCTCCTACCCCGGGCACACTCGGCGGAGAGCCGCGGATGGTGGCCTTG ACTCGCAGCCCAAGAAAGTCCGAAAGGTGCCGCCGGGCCTCCCGTCCTCG GTGTACCCCCCCAGCTCAGGTGACGACTACGGCAGGGACGCCACCGCCTACCCGTCCGCCAAGACCCCCGGCAGCGCCTACCCTGCCCCCTTCTATGTGGCAG ATGGCAGCCTGCACCCCTCGGCCGAGCTCTGGAGCGCCCCCGGCCAGGCCGGCTTCGGGCCCATGCTGAGCGGCAGCTCGTCCCCCCTGCCCCTCCCGCCGGGCGGGGGCGGCTCTGTGGGCGGCACTGGCAGCGGCGGGTTTGGCGGCCTGCACCAGCACGAGCGCCTG GGCTACCAGCTGCACGGAGCGGAGGTGAATGGCGGGCTCCCGGCTGTGTCCACCTTCTCCTCGGCCCCCACGGCTGCCTACGGCAGCGTTTCCAGCCACACACCCCCCGTCAGTGGGGCTGACAGCCTCATGG GCTCCCGCGGGACCACGGCCAGCAGCTCCGGGGACGCCCTCGGGAAGGCGCTGGCCTCG ATCTACTCCCCGGATCACTCAAGCAATAACTTCTCATCCAGCCCCTCGACCCCTGTGGGctccccccagggcctggcag ggACGTCACAGTGGCCCCGAGCAGGAGCCCCCGGTGCCTTATCGCCCAGCTACGATGGGGGTCTCCACAGCCTG AGCAAAATGGAGGACCACCTGGACGAGGCCATCCACGTGCTGCGTAGCCACGCTGTGGGCACGGCAGGCGACGTGCACGGGCTGCTGCCTGGCCATGGGGCGCTGGCCCCGGGCTTCACCGGCCCCGTCATGCCGCTGGGCGGGCGGCACGCCGGCCTG GTCGGAGGCGGCCCCTCAGAGGACGGCCCGGCGGGCAGCGGTAGCCTCCTGCACAGCCACGTGGCCCTCCCCGGCCAGCCGGGCGCCCTCCCCGACCTCTCCCGGCCGCCTGACTCCTACAGCG GGCTCGGGCGCACGGGTGCCACCTCGGCCGGTGACATCAAGCGGGAAGCGAAGGAGGACGAGGAGAACGCGTCGGTCGCCGACCCCTCAGAGGAGGACAAGAAGGAGCTGAAGCCTCCCCGGACCCGGACCAG CCCGGACGAGGACGAGGACGACCTTCTCcccccagagcagaaggctgAGCGGGAGAAGGAGCGCCGGGTGGCCAATAATGCGCGGGAGCGGCTGCGGGTCCGAGACATCAATGAGGCTTTTAAGGAGCTGGGGCGCATGTGCCAGCTGCACCTCAACAGTGAGAAGCCCCAGACCAAACTGCTCATCCTGCACCAGGCCGTGTCGGTCATCCTGAACCTGGAGCAGCAGGTGCGAG agcgTAACCTGAACCCCAAAGCCGCCTGCCTGAAGCGACGGGAAGAGGAGAAGGTGTCGGGCGTGGTGGGAGACCCCCAGATGGTCCTGTCGGCCGCCCACCCAGGCCTGAGCGAGGCCCACAACCCCGCCGGGCACATGTGA
- the TCF3 gene encoding transcription factor E2-alpha isoform X3 has protein sequence MSQPQRMAPVGTDKELSDLLDFSMMFPLPVANGKGRPASLAGAQFGSSGLEERPGSGSWGSSDQSTSSFDPGRTYSEGAPFGEPPGGLSSSTFLGPGLGGKSGERSAYTAFGRDAGVGGLTQAGFLPGELALSSPGPLSPSGIKGASQYYSSYPGHTRRRAADGGLDSQPKKVRKVPPGLPSSVYPPSSGDDYGRDATAYPSAKTPGSAYPAPFYVADGSLHPSAELWSAPGQAGFGPMLSGSSSPLPLPPGGGGSVGGTGSGGFGGLHQHERLGYQLHGAEVNGGLPAVSTFSSAPTAAYGSVSSHTPPVSGADSLMGSRGTTASSSGDALGKALASIYSPDHSSNNFSSSPSTPVGSPQGLAGTSQWPRAGAPGALSPSYDGGLHSLQSKMEDHLDEAIHVLRSHAVGTAGDVHGLLPGHGALAPGFTGPVMPLGGRHAGLVGGGPSEDGPAGSGSLLHSHVALPGQPGALPDLSRPPDSYSGLGRTGATSAGDIKREAKEDEENASVADPSEEDKKELKPPRTRTSTEEVLSLEEKDLRDRERRMANNARERVRVRDINEAFRELGRMCQLHLKSDKAQTKLLILQQAVQVILGLEQQVRERNLNPKAACLKRREEEKVSGVVGDPQMVLSAAHPGLSEAHNPAGHM, from the exons GCCTCGAGGAGCGGCCCGGCTCGGGCTCCTGGGGCTCCAGCGACCAGAGCACGTCCTCCTTCGACCCCGGCCGG ACCTACAGCGAGGGCGCCCCCTTCGGCGAGCCCCCTGGAGGCCTCTCTTCGTCCACattcctgggccctgggctcGGAG gcaaGAGCGGTGAGCGGAGTGCGTACACCGCCTTCGGGAGAGACGCGGGTGTTGGTGGCTTGACTCAG GCCGGCTTCCTGCCCGGCGAGCTGGCCCTCAGCAGCCCCGGGCCGCTGTCACCCTCGGGCATCAAGGGCGCCTCCCAGTATTACTCCTCCTACCCCGGGCACACTCGGCGGAGAGCCGCGGATGGTGGCCTTG ACTCGCAGCCCAAGAAAGTCCGAAAGGTGCCGCCGGGCCTCCCGTCCTCG GTGTACCCCCCCAGCTCAGGTGACGACTACGGCAGGGACGCCACCGCCTACCCGTCCGCCAAGACCCCCGGCAGCGCCTACCCTGCCCCCTTCTATGTGGCAG ATGGCAGCCTGCACCCCTCGGCCGAGCTCTGGAGCGCCCCCGGCCAGGCCGGCTTCGGGCCCATGCTGAGCGGCAGCTCGTCCCCCCTGCCCCTCCCGCCGGGCGGGGGCGGCTCTGTGGGCGGCACTGGCAGCGGCGGGTTTGGCGGCCTGCACCAGCACGAGCGCCTG GGCTACCAGCTGCACGGAGCGGAGGTGAATGGCGGGCTCCCGGCTGTGTCCACCTTCTCCTCGGCCCCCACGGCTGCCTACGGCAGCGTTTCCAGCCACACACCCCCCGTCAGTGGGGCTGACAGCCTCATGG GCTCCCGCGGGACCACGGCCAGCAGCTCCGGGGACGCCCTCGGGAAGGCGCTGGCCTCG ATCTACTCCCCGGATCACTCAAGCAATAACTTCTCATCCAGCCCCTCGACCCCTGTGGGctccccccagggcctggcag ggACGTCACAGTGGCCCCGAGCAGGAGCCCCCGGTGCCTTATCGCCCAGCTACGATGGGGGTCTCCACAGCCTG CAGAGCAAAATGGAGGACCACCTGGACGAGGCCATCCACGTGCTGCGTAGCCACGCTGTGGGCACGGCAGGCGACGTGCACGGGCTGCTGCCTGGCCATGGGGCGCTGGCCCCGGGCTTCACCGGCCCCGTCATGCCGCTGGGCGGGCGGCACGCCGGCCTG GTCGGAGGCGGCCCCTCAGAGGACGGCCCGGCGGGCAGCGGTAGCCTCCTGCACAGCCACGTGGCCCTCCCCGGCCAGCCGGGCGCCCTCCCCGACCTCTCCCGGCCGCCTGACTCCTACAGCG GGCTCGGGCGCACGGGTGCCACCTCGGCCGGTGACATCAAGCGGGAAGCGAAGGAGGACGAGGAGAACGCGTCGGTCGCCGACCCCTCAGAGGAGGACAAGAAGGAGCTGAAGCCTCCCCGGACCCGGACCAG TACAGAGGAGGTGCTGTCCCTGGAGGAGAAAGACCTGAGGGACCGGGAGAGGCGCATGGCCAATAACGCGCGGGAGCGGGTGCGCGTGCGGGACATTAACGAGGCCTTCCGGGAGCTGGGGCGCATGTGCCAGCTGCACCTCAAGTCGGACAAGGCGCAGACCAAACTGCTGATCCTGCAGCAGGCCGTGCAGGTCATCCTGGGCCTGGAGCAGCAGGTGCGAG agcgTAACCTGAACCCCAAAGCCGCCTGCCTGAAGCGACGGGAAGAGGAGAAGGTGTCGGGCGTGGTGGGAGACCCCCAGATGGTCCTGTCGGCCGCCCACCCAGGCCTGAGCGAGGCCCACAACCCCGCCGGGCACATGTGA
- the TCF3 gene encoding transcription factor E2-alpha isoform X4, whose protein sequence is MSQPQRMAPVGTDKELSDLLDFSMMFPLPVANGKGRPASLAGAQFGSSGLEERPGSGSWGSSDQSTSSFDPGRTYSEGAPFGEPPGGLSSSTFLGPGLGGKSGERSAYTAFGRDAGVGGLTQAGFLPGELALSSPGPLSPSGIKGASQYYSSYPGHTRRRAADGGLDSQPKKVRKVPPGLPSSVYPPSSGDDYGRDATAYPSAKTPGSAYPAPFYVADGSLHPSAELWSAPGQAGFGPMLSGSSSPLPLPPGGGGSVGGTGSGGFGGLHQHERLGYQLHGAEVNGGLPAVSTFSSAPTAAYGSVSSHTPPVSGADSLMGSRGTTASSSGDALGKALASIYSPDHSSNNFSSSPSTPVGSPQGLAGTSQWPRAGAPGALSPSYDGGLHSLSKMEDHLDEAIHVLRSHAVGTAGDVHGLLPGHGALAPGFTGPVMPLGGRHAGLVGGGPSEDGPAGSGSLLHSHVALPGQPGALPDLSRPPDSYSGLGRTGATSAGDIKREAKEDEENASVADPSEEDKKELKPPRTRTSSTEEVLSLEEKDLRDRERRMANNARERVRVRDINEAFRELGRMCQLHLKSDKAQTKLLILQQAVQVILGLEQQVRERNLNPKAACLKRREEEKVSGVVGDPQMVLSAAHPGLSEAHNPAGHM, encoded by the exons GCCTCGAGGAGCGGCCCGGCTCGGGCTCCTGGGGCTCCAGCGACCAGAGCACGTCCTCCTTCGACCCCGGCCGG ACCTACAGCGAGGGCGCCCCCTTCGGCGAGCCCCCTGGAGGCCTCTCTTCGTCCACattcctgggccctgggctcGGAG gcaaGAGCGGTGAGCGGAGTGCGTACACCGCCTTCGGGAGAGACGCGGGTGTTGGTGGCTTGACTCAG GCCGGCTTCCTGCCCGGCGAGCTGGCCCTCAGCAGCCCCGGGCCGCTGTCACCCTCGGGCATCAAGGGCGCCTCCCAGTATTACTCCTCCTACCCCGGGCACACTCGGCGGAGAGCCGCGGATGGTGGCCTTG ACTCGCAGCCCAAGAAAGTCCGAAAGGTGCCGCCGGGCCTCCCGTCCTCG GTGTACCCCCCCAGCTCAGGTGACGACTACGGCAGGGACGCCACCGCCTACCCGTCCGCCAAGACCCCCGGCAGCGCCTACCCTGCCCCCTTCTATGTGGCAG ATGGCAGCCTGCACCCCTCGGCCGAGCTCTGGAGCGCCCCCGGCCAGGCCGGCTTCGGGCCCATGCTGAGCGGCAGCTCGTCCCCCCTGCCCCTCCCGCCGGGCGGGGGCGGCTCTGTGGGCGGCACTGGCAGCGGCGGGTTTGGCGGCCTGCACCAGCACGAGCGCCTG GGCTACCAGCTGCACGGAGCGGAGGTGAATGGCGGGCTCCCGGCTGTGTCCACCTTCTCCTCGGCCCCCACGGCTGCCTACGGCAGCGTTTCCAGCCACACACCCCCCGTCAGTGGGGCTGACAGCCTCATGG GCTCCCGCGGGACCACGGCCAGCAGCTCCGGGGACGCCCTCGGGAAGGCGCTGGCCTCG ATCTACTCCCCGGATCACTCAAGCAATAACTTCTCATCCAGCCCCTCGACCCCTGTGGGctccccccagggcctggcag ggACGTCACAGTGGCCCCGAGCAGGAGCCCCCGGTGCCTTATCGCCCAGCTACGATGGGGGTCTCCACAGCCTG AGCAAAATGGAGGACCACCTGGACGAGGCCATCCACGTGCTGCGTAGCCACGCTGTGGGCACGGCAGGCGACGTGCACGGGCTGCTGCCTGGCCATGGGGCGCTGGCCCCGGGCTTCACCGGCCCCGTCATGCCGCTGGGCGGGCGGCACGCCGGCCTG GTCGGAGGCGGCCCCTCAGAGGACGGCCCGGCGGGCAGCGGTAGCCTCCTGCACAGCCACGTGGCCCTCCCCGGCCAGCCGGGCGCCCTCCCCGACCTCTCCCGGCCGCCTGACTCCTACAGCG GGCTCGGGCGCACGGGTGCCACCTCGGCCGGTGACATCAAGCGGGAAGCGAAGGAGGACGAGGAGAACGCGTCGGTCGCCGACCCCTCAGAGGAGGACAAGAAGGAGCTGAAGCCTCCCCGGACCCGGACCAG CAGTACAGAGGAGGTGCTGTCCCTGGAGGAGAAAGACCTGAGGGACCGGGAGAGGCGCATGGCCAATAACGCGCGGGAGCGGGTGCGCGTGCGGGACATTAACGAGGCCTTCCGGGAGCTGGGGCGCATGTGCCAGCTGCACCTCAAGTCGGACAAGGCGCAGACCAAACTGCTGATCCTGCAGCAGGCCGTGCAGGTCATCCTGGGCCTGGAGCAGCAGGTGCGAG agcgTAACCTGAACCCCAAAGCCGCCTGCCTGAAGCGACGGGAAGAGGAGAAGGTGTCGGGCGTGGTGGGAGACCCCCAGATGGTCCTGTCGGCCGCCCACCCAGGCCTGAGCGAGGCCCACAACCCCGCCGGGCACATGTGA
- the TCF3 gene encoding transcription factor E2-alpha isoform X5, producing the protein MSQPQRMAPVGTDKELSDLLDFSMMFPLPVANGKGRPASLAGAQFGSSGLEERPGSGSWGSSDQSTSSFDPGRTYSEGAPFGEPPGGLSSSTFLGPGLGGKSGERSAYTAFGRDAGVGGLTQAGFLPGELALSSPGPLSPSGIKGASQYYSSYPGHTRRRAADGGLDSQPKKVRKVPPGLPSSVYPPSSGDDYGRDATAYPSAKTPGSAYPAPFYVADGSLHPSAELWSAPGQAGFGPMLSGSSSPLPLPPGGGGSVGGTGSGGFGGLHQHERLGYQLHGAEVNGGLPAVSTFSSAPTAAYGSVSSHTPPVSGADSLMGSRGTTASSSGDALGKALASIYSPDHSSNNFSSSPSTPVGSPQGLAGTSQWPRAGAPGALSPSYDGGLHSLSKMEDHLDEAIHVLRSHAVGTAGDVHGLLPGHGALAPGFTGPVMPLGGRHAGLVGGGPSEDGPAGSGSLLHSHVALPGQPGALPDLSRPPDSYSGLGRTGATSAGDIKREAKEDEENASVADPSEEDKKELKPPRTRTSTEEVLSLEEKDLRDRERRMANNARERVRVRDINEAFRELGRMCQLHLKSDKAQTKLLILQQAVQVILGLEQQVRERNLNPKAACLKRREEEKVSGVVGDPQMVLSAAHPGLSEAHNPAGHM; encoded by the exons GCCTCGAGGAGCGGCCCGGCTCGGGCTCCTGGGGCTCCAGCGACCAGAGCACGTCCTCCTTCGACCCCGGCCGG ACCTACAGCGAGGGCGCCCCCTTCGGCGAGCCCCCTGGAGGCCTCTCTTCGTCCACattcctgggccctgggctcGGAG gcaaGAGCGGTGAGCGGAGTGCGTACACCGCCTTCGGGAGAGACGCGGGTGTTGGTGGCTTGACTCAG GCCGGCTTCCTGCCCGGCGAGCTGGCCCTCAGCAGCCCCGGGCCGCTGTCACCCTCGGGCATCAAGGGCGCCTCCCAGTATTACTCCTCCTACCCCGGGCACACTCGGCGGAGAGCCGCGGATGGTGGCCTTG ACTCGCAGCCCAAGAAAGTCCGAAAGGTGCCGCCGGGCCTCCCGTCCTCG GTGTACCCCCCCAGCTCAGGTGACGACTACGGCAGGGACGCCACCGCCTACCCGTCCGCCAAGACCCCCGGCAGCGCCTACCCTGCCCCCTTCTATGTGGCAG ATGGCAGCCTGCACCCCTCGGCCGAGCTCTGGAGCGCCCCCGGCCAGGCCGGCTTCGGGCCCATGCTGAGCGGCAGCTCGTCCCCCCTGCCCCTCCCGCCGGGCGGGGGCGGCTCTGTGGGCGGCACTGGCAGCGGCGGGTTTGGCGGCCTGCACCAGCACGAGCGCCTG GGCTACCAGCTGCACGGAGCGGAGGTGAATGGCGGGCTCCCGGCTGTGTCCACCTTCTCCTCGGCCCCCACGGCTGCCTACGGCAGCGTTTCCAGCCACACACCCCCCGTCAGTGGGGCTGACAGCCTCATGG GCTCCCGCGGGACCACGGCCAGCAGCTCCGGGGACGCCCTCGGGAAGGCGCTGGCCTCG ATCTACTCCCCGGATCACTCAAGCAATAACTTCTCATCCAGCCCCTCGACCCCTGTGGGctccccccagggcctggcag ggACGTCACAGTGGCCCCGAGCAGGAGCCCCCGGTGCCTTATCGCCCAGCTACGATGGGGGTCTCCACAGCCTG AGCAAAATGGAGGACCACCTGGACGAGGCCATCCACGTGCTGCGTAGCCACGCTGTGGGCACGGCAGGCGACGTGCACGGGCTGCTGCCTGGCCATGGGGCGCTGGCCCCGGGCTTCACCGGCCCCGTCATGCCGCTGGGCGGGCGGCACGCCGGCCTG GTCGGAGGCGGCCCCTCAGAGGACGGCCCGGCGGGCAGCGGTAGCCTCCTGCACAGCCACGTGGCCCTCCCCGGCCAGCCGGGCGCCCTCCCCGACCTCTCCCGGCCGCCTGACTCCTACAGCG GGCTCGGGCGCACGGGTGCCACCTCGGCCGGTGACATCAAGCGGGAAGCGAAGGAGGACGAGGAGAACGCGTCGGTCGCCGACCCCTCAGAGGAGGACAAGAAGGAGCTGAAGCCTCCCCGGACCCGGACCAG TACAGAGGAGGTGCTGTCCCTGGAGGAGAAAGACCTGAGGGACCGGGAGAGGCGCATGGCCAATAACGCGCGGGAGCGGGTGCGCGTGCGGGACATTAACGAGGCCTTCCGGGAGCTGGGGCGCATGTGCCAGCTGCACCTCAAGTCGGACAAGGCGCAGACCAAACTGCTGATCCTGCAGCAGGCCGTGCAGGTCATCCTGGGCCTGGAGCAGCAGGTGCGAG agcgTAACCTGAACCCCAAAGCCGCCTGCCTGAAGCGACGGGAAGAGGAGAAGGTGTCGGGCGTGGTGGGAGACCCCCAGATGGTCCTGTCGGCCGCCCACCCAGGCCTGAGCGAGGCCCACAACCCCGCCGGGCACATGTGA